One window of the Pseudomonas sp. S04 genome contains the following:
- a CDS encoding NEL-type E3 ubiquitin ligase domain-containing protein, producing the protein MAELNKPFASSAETALAEDKGPHYDYVKNKLPAWLLQATPQRRRELRDAGLARPSRHEAATQDHQAAFKRSSRQSYATQNTLDQMLVNLQDVKAFSRPLLTAAIMQKFNVSVDVDNTLLSYAVSNPEPFADDIRLTSSLLDAALHNFTEADEDDTYAATRSSNSVLLLSPQGRLPFTVEQFAALSRQLDLGAKYQAHIKSALGIAEVVAEGVLKARVILSQQHAFSAAIDLARMQGDIDRVTPDSTIYDLLIRVRDNPHDLTLDGKPVQFNGLKLLGETGLIGVVLIGPDRISSESVQRLVVYIPHDPISPIKEYPSAQHFHSELRDRLRDPGYQEFFSRFVRQEDKARFFRRLNDRLTPLKPQPNGRVYIRTPDPEARIHMEETPVLGALWVFLFDQQLNKLLNDAAFVAVSTADVDAQARTDKLLGYLGTALAVLNVVALFVPPLGVAMMAVMATQLTYEVVEGVEALAQGDTDEGFIYLMDVAQNLAQLALLAAVGAEGAEPVTPLKRSPFVDSLQQVTLPDGETRLWKPDLKPYEHTGALPAGLKPDDLGLLHHDGQAFLVLGDKCYRVKMDPVSGQYRVVHPVRANAYGPELNHNGFGAWSHEVEQPRTWQGRELMQRIGHGVREFSDAELEQIRHVSGIDEGVLRRMHVENEPPAPMLADTISRFQAYRQVEEFIADMKSASSSASATDHSINQLHVLTRYGTWPDTVSVRIIDAQAKTLWEYVNPQGVQGKVRIVQIHDAQVRGGRLLKTLLESLTESETDVVLGQAPGAPREVLEKRIERLRERIARVAESHKVEFFNDIYNARTDSSDPRLSLIKSRFSNVPTSVIEQLLAEASPGERQQMAKWDFADKLQTKPIPLRLAEELRWIQREVRLSRTYEGFYLDDLMGQDAETLVLNSLKKLPGWSDDLRIEVRDGSFSGALRASVGPQSAESSKVLVRNDQGRYEARDQNNEHLHGADDLYAALQHALPDTQRKALGLPHVGQGPELKALIRQHLLTRGELRSLLGMQPINPGFRAPQRWIDGRLGYPLSGRGAGFHPVPVSDEARVLKLFPSFTDGQIEGFLELLGAAREVYLVNFEAEHQQLLSWSEQWLATPSTRVLPDGSVVAVEQYEKQVVAELLKRSWQRQSLKYSRYGVRRGYELRLRGRAVGALPALEVDFSHVNFLDLSGMDLMAAPNEFLESFPLVQRLELQANRLVDIPAQLDEMPSLAYLDLSGNRIRLTTGEADSLARMRGLRELNLNHNPLERVPDLSQMTELGVVRLQGTGISQWPVGLADPPRLGMVDLRDNQLTSFPEWAVNPPAQQSAAINRVLRVTELNGNPLSDQGITQYGEILARIYLDNDEAGLAPVPPDSPADRGAAGGTLAPSAQRVERWMRDTPALEQNVRRTQWALLDSEALAREAAAGEAGGSVSESEEFFRLLEKLHATAEYKKAYPDLKARVWAVLDAAEENAVLRRELFQLAGEPETCSDRAALMFSQLEIKVLTHKALARVGDSGAGLQLLKLAQGLFRLDEVEAFALKDINERIKTIVRSDKSTHEKGRQLLLMDQIEVRLSYRVNLRDRLDLPGQPTKAEYAGSQYVPRAKLQEAEQYVHSLKDSKAEIESIAHRDFWGQYLKEKYRSRFDLAYESILERLEQLDIARTSMTSDAYNTQSKALAVEARVVEQRLIDLLTPEEILSLENGGNAA; encoded by the coding sequence ATGGCTGAGTTAAATAAACCGTTTGCAAGTAGTGCTGAAACTGCGCTCGCTGAGGATAAAGGGCCTCACTATGATTATGTAAAGAATAAACTGCCTGCTTGGCTTTTGCAGGCAACACCACAAAGACGCAGGGAACTGCGCGATGCCGGGTTGGCTAGGCCCAGCCGGCACGAAGCTGCAACCCAGGATCACCAGGCTGCTTTCAAACGTAGCAGTCGGCAGAGTTACGCTACGCAAAATACGCTCGATCAGATGCTGGTCAACCTGCAGGACGTCAAGGCCTTTTCCCGCCCACTCCTGACGGCTGCAATTATGCAGAAGTTCAACGTCTCGGTGGATGTTGATAATACGCTGTTATCCTACGCGGTCTCGAACCCCGAACCCTTTGCCGACGATATTCGATTAACCAGCAGTCTGCTGGATGCGGCCCTGCATAACTTTACCGAGGCTGACGAAGATGACACTTATGCTGCAACGCGCAGCAGTAATAGTGTGCTGCTGCTTTCACCGCAAGGAAGGTTGCCATTTACCGTTGAACAATTTGCCGCGTTGTCTCGACAGTTGGACTTGGGTGCCAAGTATCAGGCGCATATCAAGAGCGCACTGGGTATCGCCGAGGTCGTGGCTGAAGGTGTCTTGAAGGCCAGGGTCATACTGAGTCAACAACATGCGTTCAGTGCGGCCATCGATCTTGCGCGAATGCAGGGTGATATCGACAGGGTCACACCCGATTCAACTATTTATGACCTGCTCATCCGGGTCCGGGACAACCCTCACGACCTGACTCTGGATGGCAAGCCTGTGCAATTCAACGGGCTGAAACTGCTCGGGGAAACCGGGTTGATCGGCGTGGTACTTATTGGGCCGGACCGCATTAGCAGTGAATCGGTGCAGCGCCTGGTTGTGTACATTCCGCATGACCCGATCAGCCCGATCAAGGAGTACCCATCGGCGCAGCATTTCCACAGCGAGTTGCGTGATCGATTGCGTGACCCTGGCTATCAGGAATTTTTCAGTCGGTTTGTCAGGCAGGAAGACAAGGCGCGTTTTTTCAGGCGGTTGAATGATCGGCTGACGCCGCTTAAACCGCAGCCCAACGGCCGTGTTTATATAAGAACTCCAGATCCTGAGGCCAGGATCCATATGGAGGAAACGCCGGTTTTAGGGGCGCTTTGGGTTTTTCTCTTCGACCAGCAACTGAACAAGCTCCTCAACGATGCAGCGTTTGTCGCAGTGTCCACGGCAGATGTTGATGCGCAGGCGCGTACTGACAAACTGCTCGGTTATCTGGGTACGGCGCTGGCGGTCCTCAATGTCGTTGCGTTGTTTGTCCCGCCCCTGGGTGTGGCGATGATGGCTGTGATGGCGACGCAACTGACCTATGAGGTGGTAGAAGGCGTCGAGGCATTGGCGCAGGGCGATACGGATGAGGGTTTTATCTATCTGATGGATGTTGCACAAAACCTCGCTCAGCTAGCGCTCCTGGCCGCGGTTGGTGCTGAGGGCGCAGAACCAGTTACCCCCCTCAAGCGCTCGCCGTTTGTCGATAGTTTGCAACAGGTCACCTTGCCGGATGGAGAGACTCGGTTGTGGAAACCCGATCTAAAACCCTACGAGCACACGGGAGCATTGCCGGCAGGTCTGAAGCCCGATGACTTGGGGTTGCTGCATCACGATGGCCAGGCGTTCCTGGTCCTGGGAGATAAGTGCTACAGGGTGAAAATGGACCCTGTCAGCGGCCAGTACCGGGTCGTGCATCCTGTCAGGGCAAATGCCTATGGGCCTGAACTCAACCACAACGGTTTCGGTGCCTGGAGCCATGAAGTGGAGCAGCCTCGGACCTGGCAGGGCCGCGAATTGATGCAGCGGATAGGGCATGGTGTCCGCGAGTTCAGTGACGCCGAGCTTGAACAGATTCGCCATGTCAGCGGCATCGATGAGGGCGTCTTGCGTCGAATGCACGTCGAGAACGAACCACCTGCACCGATGCTGGCCGATACGATCAGTCGATTTCAGGCGTACAGGCAGGTCGAGGAATTTATCGCCGATATGAAGAGCGCCTCATCCAGCGCTTCTGCAACCGATCATTCGATCAATCAGTTGCATGTCCTGACGCGGTATGGCACGTGGCCGGACACGGTATCGGTACGGATCATCGATGCGCAGGCGAAGACCCTCTGGGAATACGTCAATCCCCAGGGTGTACAGGGCAAAGTGCGGATCGTGCAGATCCATGATGCGCAGGTTCGAGGGGGGCGACTGCTGAAAACGCTCCTGGAAAGTCTCACTGAAAGTGAAACCGATGTTGTGCTTGGCCAAGCGCCTGGGGCCCCGCGGGAAGTTCTGGAAAAACGCATCGAGAGACTGCGCGAGCGCATTGCTCGTGTTGCCGAAAGCCATAAGGTCGAGTTCTTCAATGATATCTACAACGCCAGGACCGACAGCAGCGATCCACGGCTCAGTCTGATCAAGTCGCGCTTTTCCAACGTACCCACGAGCGTGATTGAACAGTTGCTGGCCGAAGCCAGCCCTGGTGAGCGTCAGCAAATGGCCAAATGGGACTTTGCCGACAAGTTGCAAACCAAGCCCATACCCCTGCGCCTGGCGGAAGAACTGCGCTGGATCCAGCGCGAGGTGCGTCTGTCACGAACCTACGAGGGTTTTTACCTGGACGATTTGATGGGGCAGGACGCAGAGACGCTGGTACTCAACTCACTGAAAAAGCTGCCAGGCTGGTCGGATGATTTGCGCATTGAGGTTCGAGACGGCTCGTTCAGCGGTGCGCTGCGGGCCAGTGTCGGTCCCCAGAGTGCTGAAAGCTCAAAGGTGCTGGTGCGTAATGACCAAGGGCGGTACGAGGCCCGAGATCAGAATAATGAGCATTTGCACGGGGCCGATGATCTTTATGCTGCTCTTCAGCATGCCTTGCCGGATACCCAGCGCAAAGCGCTAGGCTTGCCTCATGTGGGGCAGGGGCCAGAGTTGAAGGCGTTGATCAGGCAGCACCTACTGACGCGCGGTGAGTTGCGCTCGTTACTGGGGATGCAACCGATCAATCCCGGATTCAGGGCGCCCCAGCGCTGGATCGATGGCCGCCTGGGTTATCCACTGTCCGGGCGCGGGGCGGGTTTTCATCCCGTGCCGGTATCGGACGAGGCCAGAGTGCTCAAGCTGTTTCCCAGCTTCACTGATGGTCAGATTGAGGGTTTTCTGGAGTTGTTGGGAGCCGCGCGGGAAGTGTATCTGGTCAATTTTGAGGCGGAGCATCAACAGTTGCTGAGCTGGTCTGAGCAATGGCTGGCGACTCCGTCGACGCGTGTCTTGCCAGATGGCAGTGTTGTCGCCGTCGAGCAGTATGAAAAACAAGTGGTCGCTGAGTTGCTCAAGCGTAGCTGGCAAAGACAGTCACTCAAATACTCGCGCTATGGTGTTCGTCGGGGGTATGAACTGAGGCTGCGAGGTCGAGCGGTTGGGGCGCTGCCTGCTCTGGAAGTGGACTTTAGTCATGTGAATTTTCTGGACCTCAGTGGCATGGACCTGATGGCGGCTCCCAACGAGTTTCTCGAATCGTTTCCCTTGGTTCAACGCTTGGAACTGCAGGCCAACCGTCTTGTAGACATCCCCGCGCAACTGGATGAAATGCCCAGTCTTGCCTATTTGGACCTGTCCGGTAACCGCATCAGGTTAACCACCGGCGAAGCGGATTCACTGGCTCGGATGAGGGGGCTCAGAGAGCTGAATCTAAACCACAACCCGTTGGAGCGAGTGCCTGATCTAAGCCAGATGACAGAGTTGGGCGTGGTTCGCTTGCAGGGCACCGGAATCAGTCAATGGCCAGTCGGGCTGGCCGATCCACCCCGCCTGGGCATGGTCGATTTGCGCGATAACCAGCTCACCTCGTTTCCCGAATGGGCGGTGAATCCACCTGCGCAGCAGTCGGCGGCCATCAATCGGGTATTGCGAGTCACTGAACTGAATGGCAATCCTCTTTCCGACCAGGGCATCACGCAGTATGGGGAGATTCTGGCGCGTATCTACCTGGACAACGATGAGGCCGGATTAGCGCCGGTTCCCCCTGATTCGCCGGCTGATCGTGGTGCTGCCGGCGGCACCCTGGCGCCCTCGGCGCAGCGTGTAGAGCGCTGGATGCGCGATACGCCAGCGCTGGAGCAGAATGTCAGAAGGACGCAATGGGCACTCCTCGACAGTGAAGCCCTCGCTAGGGAAGCCGCCGCAGGAGAGGCTGGAGGGTCGGTCAGTGAAAGCGAGGAGTTTTTCCGCTTGCTGGAAAAACTGCATGCGACGGCCGAGTACAAAAAAGCCTACCCCGACCTCAAGGCTCGGGTTTGGGCGGTGCTGGATGCGGCCGAAGAAAACGCAGTGCTGCGTCGTGAACTGTTCCAGTTGGCAGGAGAGCCAGAAACCTGCAGCGATCGTGCTGCGCTGATGTTCAGCCAGCTGGAAATCAAGGTCCTGACTCACAAGGCCCTGGCGCGCGTCGGCGATAGCGGCGCAGGTCTTCAATTGCTCAAACTGGCCCAAGGCCTGTTTCGTCTGGATGAGGTGGAAGCGTTTGCGCTCAAGGACATTAACGAGCGTATCAAGACCATAGTCCGTTCCGATAAATCGACGCACGAAAAGGGCCGCCAGCTGTTGTTGATGGACCAAATCGAAGTGCGGCTTTCCTATCGGGTCAACCTCAGGGACAGGCTGGACCTGCCAGGGCAGCCTACGAAGGCAGAATACGCGGGTTCGCAATACGTGCCTCGCGCCAAGCTGCAGGAAGCAGAACAGTATGTGCACAGCCTCAAGGACTCGAAGGCCGAGATTGAATCGATCGCGCACCGTGATTTCTGGGGGCAGTACCTCAAAGAAAAATATCGCTCCAGGTTCGATCTGGCCTATGAGTCAATCCTTGAACGCCTGGAGCAATTGGACATCGCCCGCACTTCGATGACCAGTGATGCCTACAACACTCAGTCCAAGGCACTGGCCGTCGAGGCCAGGGTTGTCGAGCAACGGCTCATCGACCTGCTGACACCCGAGGAAATACTCAGCCTGGAAAATGGCGGTAATGCTGCTTAG
- the ureC gene encoding urease subunit alpha yields the protein MKISRQAYADMFGPTVGDKVRLADTELWIEVEKDFTTYGEEVKFGGGKVIRDGQGQSQLLAADVVDTVITNALILDHWGIVKADVGLKDGRIAAIGKAGNPDIQPDVSMAIGAGTEVIAGEGMILTAGGIDTHIHFICPQQIEEALMSGVTTMIGGGTGPATGTNATTCTSGPWHLARMLQAADAFPMNIGLTGKGNASLPGPLIEQVKAGAIGLKLHEDWGTTPASIDNCLTVADQYDVQVAIHTDTLNESGFVETTLAAFKGRTIHTYHTEGAGGGHAPDIIKACGFANVLPSSTNPTRPFTRNTIDEHLDMLMVCHHLDPSIAEDVAFAESRIRRETIAAEDILHDLGAFSMISSDSQAMGRVGEVIIRTWQTADKMKQQRGPLPGDGEGNDNFRAKRYLAKYTINPAITHGISHEVGSIEVGKWADLVLWRPAFFGVKPSLILKGGAIAASLMGDANASIPTPQPVHYRPMFASYGGSLHATSLTFISQAAEEAGLAQALGLKKTIAVVKGCRSVCKTDLIHNDYLPSIDVDPQTYQVKADGELLWCEPADVLPMAQRYFLF from the coding sequence ATGAAAATCTCCCGTCAGGCCTACGCCGACATGTTCGGCCCCACCGTCGGTGACAAGGTCCGCCTGGCCGACACCGAGTTGTGGATCGAGGTCGAGAAGGACTTCACCACCTATGGCGAAGAAGTGAAGTTCGGTGGCGGCAAGGTGATCCGCGACGGCCAGGGGCAGAGCCAGTTGCTGGCGGCCGACGTCGTCGACACGGTGATCACCAACGCGCTGATCCTCGACCACTGGGGCATCGTCAAGGCCGATGTCGGCCTCAAGGATGGGCGCATCGCCGCCATTGGCAAGGCCGGCAACCCGGATATCCAGCCCGACGTGAGCATGGCCATCGGCGCCGGGACCGAAGTGATTGCCGGCGAAGGCATGATCCTCACCGCTGGCGGCATCGACACGCATATCCACTTCATTTGCCCGCAGCAGATCGAAGAAGCCTTGATGAGCGGCGTTACCACCATGATCGGTGGCGGCACCGGTCCTGCCACCGGCACCAACGCCACCACCTGCACCTCCGGGCCCTGGCACCTGGCGCGCATGCTCCAGGCCGCGGACGCCTTTCCCATGAACATCGGCCTCACCGGCAAGGGCAACGCCAGCCTGCCGGGACCGTTGATCGAGCAGGTCAAGGCCGGCGCCATTGGCCTCAAGCTGCACGAAGACTGGGGCACCACCCCGGCCAGCATCGACAACTGCCTGACTGTGGCCGACCAGTACGACGTGCAGGTGGCGATCCACACCGACACCCTCAATGAATCGGGTTTTGTCGAAACCACCCTCGCCGCCTTCAAGGGCCGCACCATCCACACCTATCACACCGAAGGCGCGGGTGGCGGTCACGCCCCGGACATCATCAAGGCCTGCGGTTTTGCCAACGTGCTGCCGAGTTCGACCAACCCGACCCGGCCGTTCACCCGCAACACCATCGACGAACACCTGGACATGCTGATGGTCTGCCATCACCTGGACCCAAGCATTGCCGAGGACGTGGCCTTCGCCGAAAGCCGTATCCGTCGTGAAACCATCGCCGCCGAGGACATCCTGCACGACCTCGGGGCGTTCTCGATGATCAGCTCCGACAGCCAGGCCATGGGCCGGGTCGGCGAAGTCATCATCCGAACCTGGCAGACCGCCGACAAGATGAAGCAGCAGCGCGGCCCACTGCCGGGCGATGGCGAGGGCAACGACAACTTCCGCGCCAAGCGCTACCTCGCCAAATATACGATCAACCCGGCGATCACCCACGGCATCAGCCACGAAGTGGGTTCGATCGAAGTGGGGAAATGGGCCGACCTGGTGCTCTGGCGCCCGGCGTTTTTCGGGGTCAAGCCCAGCCTGATTCTCAAGGGTGGGGCGATTGCCGCCAGCCTCATGGGCGACGCCAACGCCTCGATTCCGACGCCGCAACCGGTGCACTACCGCCCGATGTTCGCAAGCTACGGTGGCTCGTTGCACGCCACCAGCCTGACCTTCATCAGCCAGGCCGCAGAGGAAGCAGGACTGGCGCAGGCATTGGGCTTGAAGAAGACCATCGCCGTGGTCAAGGGTTGCCGCAGCGTGTGCAAGACCGACCTGATCCATAACGACTACCTACCCAGCATCGACGTCGATCCGCAGACCTATCAGGTCAAGGCCGATGGCGAACTGTTGTGGTGTGAGCCGGCGGATGTGTTGCCGATGGCGCAGCGGTATTTCCTGTTCTGA
- a CDS encoding urease subunit beta has protein sequence MIPGEYRIQPGEIELNVGRRTLSLTVANSGDRPIQVGSHYHFFETNDALAFDRAATRGMRLNIPAGTAVRFEPGQSRDVELVDLAGHRRVFGFAGRIMGDL, from the coding sequence ATGATTCCTGGCGAATACCGGATCCAGCCCGGCGAGATCGAGCTCAACGTCGGCCGGCGAACCCTGAGCCTGACCGTGGCCAACAGTGGCGACCGGCCGATCCAGGTCGGTTCGCACTATCACTTTTTCGAAACCAATGACGCCCTGGCTTTCGACCGCGCCGCCACCCGCGGCATGCGCCTGAACATCCCGGCCGGTACCGCGGTGCGCTTCGAGCCGGGGCAGAGCCGCGATGTGGAACTGGTGGACCTGGCCGGGCATCGCCGGGTGTTCGGGTTTGCCGGACGGATCATGGGGGACCTTTAA
- a CDS encoding GNAT family N-acetyltransferase: protein MNAAQLRRVNPESFAHYRQGLHDLLFDAVQHGASIGFLADIDDAQARAYLNAVQVDLENGSLLLWVVVQEERVLASVQLGLCQKANGRNRAEVQKLQVLHQARRRGLGQQLMNALELAARQHQRGLLYLDTEAGSAAETFYQSLGYTRVGELPNYCQSPDGHYAPTAIYFKTLGQPA, encoded by the coding sequence ATGAACGCCGCCCAACTACGCCGGGTCAACCCGGAAAGCTTTGCCCACTACCGCCAGGGCTTGCACGACTTGCTGTTCGACGCCGTGCAGCACGGGGCCTCGATCGGCTTTCTGGCCGACATCGATGACGCCCAGGCCCGCGCCTACCTCAACGCCGTCCAGGTCGACCTGGAGAACGGCAGCCTGCTCTTGTGGGTGGTGGTCCAGGAAGAAAGGGTCCTGGCCAGTGTGCAACTTGGCTTGTGCCAGAAAGCCAACGGGCGCAATCGCGCCGAAGTGCAAAAACTCCAGGTCCTGCACCAGGCCCGTCGACGCGGCCTCGGCCAGCAGTTGATGAATGCCCTGGAACTTGCCGCGCGCCAGCACCAGCGCGGCCTGTTGTACCTGGATACCGAAGCCGGCTCGGCCGCGGAAACCTTCTACCAGTCACTGGGCTATACCCGCGTCGGCGAACTGCCCAACTACTGCCAAAGCCCGGACGGCCACTACGCGCCGACCGCCATCTACTTCAAGACCCTGGGACAACCTGCATGA
- a CDS encoding GNAT family N-acetyltransferase has protein sequence MPYHIRDAVPADLPAIRDIYNDAVLNTTAIWNEQAVDLANRQAWFSARHAQGYPILVIAAADEQVLGYASFGDWRPFDGFRHTVEHSVYVRNDQRGNGLGPRLMEALVVRARDAGKHVMVAAIESGNAASIRLHERAGFITTGQMPQVGTKFGRWLDLTFMQLTLNPGSEPPQAHKE, from the coding sequence ATGCCGTATCACATCCGCGATGCCGTGCCCGCCGACCTGCCGGCGATTCGCGACATCTACAACGACGCTGTGCTCAACACCACCGCGATCTGGAACGAACAGGCGGTCGACCTGGCCAATCGCCAAGCCTGGTTCAGCGCCCGCCACGCCCAAGGCTACCCGATCCTGGTGATCGCCGCTGCCGACGAGCAGGTGCTCGGCTACGCCTCTTTCGGTGACTGGCGGCCCTTCGATGGGTTTCGCCACACCGTGGAACACTCGGTGTACGTGCGCAACGACCAACGCGGCAACGGCCTCGGTCCGCGCCTGATGGAAGCACTGGTGGTGCGCGCCAGGGACGCTGGCAAACACGTGATGGTGGCGGCCATCGAGAGCGGCAACGCGGCGTCGATCCGTCTGCATGAGCGGGCCGGCTTCATCACCACCGGACAGATGCCGCAGGTGGGCACCAAGTTCGGTCGCTGGCTCGACCTGACGTTCATGCAATTGACCCTCAACCCAGGCTCGGAGCCACCCCAGGCCCACAAGGAGTAA
- a CDS encoding urease subunit gamma encodes MDLTPREKDKLLIFTAGLVAERRLARGVKLNYPEAMAYISAALLEGARDGQSVAELMHLGTTLLQREQVMPGIPEMIPQIQVEATFPDGTKLVTVHQPIA; translated from the coding sequence ATGGACCTGACCCCACGCGAAAAAGACAAGCTGCTGATCTTCACTGCCGGCCTGGTGGCCGAGCGGCGGTTGGCCCGCGGCGTCAAACTCAATTACCCGGAGGCCATGGCGTATATCAGCGCAGCGCTGCTCGAAGGCGCGCGGGACGGCCAGAGCGTCGCCGAGCTGATGCACTTGGGCACCACCCTGCTGCAGCGCGAACAGGTGATGCCCGGCATCCCGGAAATGATCCCGCAGATCCAGGTCGAAGCCACCTTTCCCGATGGCACCAAACTGGTCACCGTCCATCAACCTATCGCCTGA
- a CDS encoding urease accessory protein UreD: protein MTATAQHNAFTPSWHAELELGYARFGASTRPTLRRHQGPLRVQKHLYAEGPEVCQHIIVHPPGGIAGGDRLEVRASVGPNAWAQLTSPGAAKWYRAASPAYQQLDLQVATGATLEWLPQETIVFSAAQAELKTSIELQGDARLFYWDVVALGRPASGERFEHGHFQAQLEIRRDGQLLWHERQRIVGADGLLDSPIGLDGQPVFATLLVTGEIDSELLQACRSLPNPVRGDLTQLPGLLVARCLASETLLARGWLIDLWTLLRPALLGREALAPRIWNT from the coding sequence ATGACTGCCACTGCCCAACACAACGCATTCACACCCAGCTGGCATGCCGAGCTTGAGCTCGGCTACGCCCGTTTCGGCGCCAGCACGCGGCCGACCCTGCGCCGCCATCAGGGTCCGCTGCGGGTGCAAAAACACCTGTACGCCGAAGGCCCCGAAGTGTGCCAGCACATCATCGTCCACCCACCCGGAGGGATTGCCGGTGGCGATCGCCTGGAGGTCCGCGCGAGCGTCGGACCCAACGCCTGGGCGCAGTTGACCAGCCCCGGCGCCGCCAAGTGGTATCGCGCCGCCAGCCCCGCCTATCAGCAGCTCGACTTGCAGGTTGCCACCGGTGCCACACTGGAATGGCTGCCCCAGGAAACCATCGTCTTCAGCGCCGCCCAGGCCGAGCTCAAGACCTCGATCGAACTGCAGGGCGATGCGCGATTGTTCTATTGGGACGTGGTGGCACTGGGTCGCCCGGCCAGCGGCGAACGCTTCGAGCATGGGCACTTTCAAGCGCAACTGGAGATCCGCCGCGACGGCCAGTTGCTCTGGCACGAACGCCAGCGCATTGTCGGCGCTGACGGTTTGCTCGACTCGCCGATTGGCCTGGACGGCCAGCCGGTATTTGCCACCTTGCTGGTGACGGGCGAGATCGACAGCGAACTGCTGCAGGCCTGTCGCTCATTGCCCAACCCGGTACGCGGGGATTTGACCCAACTTCCCGGGCTGCTGGTTGCCCGCTGCCTGGCCAGTGAAACCTTGCTGGCGCGGGGTTGGCTGATTGATTTATGGACACTGCTGCGCCCGGCCCTGCTCGGCCGCGAGGCGCTGGCGCCGCGAATATGGAATACCTGA
- the urtE gene encoding urea ABC transporter ATP-binding subunit UrtE, whose protein sequence is MLQVDKLHQYYGGSHILRGLSFEVKVGEVTCLLGRNGVGKTTLLKCLMGLLPAKEGAVNWEGKTISGLKPHQRVHAGIAYVPQGREIFPRLSVEENLLMGLSRFPGAEAREVPGFIYELFPVLLQMKLRRGGDLSGGQQQQLAIGRALASRPRLLILDEPTEGIQPSVIKEIGAVIKQLAARGDMAILLVEQFYDFAAELADQYLVMSRGEIVQQGRGENMEAEGVRGLVTI, encoded by the coding sequence ATGCTGCAAGTCGATAAATTGCACCAGTACTACGGCGGTAGCCACATCCTGCGCGGCCTCAGCTTCGAGGTGAAGGTTGGCGAAGTCACCTGCCTGCTCGGGCGCAACGGCGTGGGCAAGACCACCCTGCTCAAATGCCTGATGGGCCTGCTGCCGGCCAAGGAGGGCGCGGTGAACTGGGAGGGCAAGACCATCAGTGGGCTCAAGCCGCACCAGCGGGTTCATGCTGGTATCGCCTATGTTCCCCAGGGCCGGGAAATCTTCCCCCGGCTGAGCGTCGAAGAAAACCTGTTGATGGGGCTGTCGCGTTTCCCCGGCGCCGAAGCCCGGGAAGTACCGGGCTTCATCTACGAGCTGTTCCCGGTGCTGCTGCAAATGAAGCTACGCCGTGGCGGTGACCTCTCCGGTGGCCAGCAGCAACAGTTGGCCATCGGCCGTGCGCTGGCCAGCCGGCCACGCCTGCTGATCCTCGATGAACCCACCGAAGGCATCCAGCCCTCGGTGATCAAGGAGATCGGCGCGGTGATCAAGCAGCTTGCGGCACGCGGTGACATGGCGATCCTGCTGGTGGAACAGTTCTACGACTTCGCTGCCGAGCTGGCCGATCAGTACCTGGTGATGTCGCGAGGCGAGATCGTCCAGCAAGGTCGCGGCGAAAACATGGAAGCCGAGGGTGTACGCGGCCTGGTAACGATCTAG